TACGAAATGGACTACGCCCAGCGCCGGCACCACAACCTCATCCGTCCCGCCTTCTGGGCCGCGCCCACCGAGAATTCGGTCGATCTGGCGACCGCGATGCTGCCGAAGCTCATGCACGAACGGTTGCCGGAAATGGGCATCGATTACGCAGTCGTCTACCCCACGATCGGCTTCCTTCTGCCCGAGATTCCGGACAACGACGTGCGCCGTGCCGCCTGCCGGGCCCACAACCTGATGATGGCCGACATCTACCGGGGCCTCGGGGACCGCATCACGCCCGCGGCCGTTATCCCCTGCCACACGCCTGAAGAGGCCATCGAGGAACTGGACTACGCGATCGGCGAACTGGATTTCAAGGTCCCGATGTTCATCAACCTCGTGAAGCGCCCGATCGGCGCCGTGCAGGACGTCGACCCGGAGCTCAGGCCCTACGCGTTCTGGGTGGATACGCTGGCCATCGACAGTATCTACGACTACGACCCGCTGTGGCAGCGCTGCATGGACCTCAAGGTGCCGGTGACCGCCCACGCGGTGGGCCAGGGCATGCACTTGCGCCGCTCCATCAGCAACTACATGTACAACCAGACCGGGCATTTCGCCGATGCCGGCCACGCCTTCGCCAAGGCGCTGTTCTTCGGCGGCGTGACCAACCGCTTCCCGGATCTCAATTTCGCGTTCCTGGAATGCGGCGTGGCCTGGGGCGCGAGCCTTGTCTGCGACCTGAAGGAGCGCTGGGAAAAACGTAGCGCCGAGGCCATCGAACAGTTCAACCCGGCCAAGATCGACCGGGCGCTCATGGAAACGCTGTTCGAGCAGTACGGCGGCGAAGTCCTGTCCGGGCGCCTGCCGAAGGGCGCGATCCTGCGGAACGTGGTCGAACGCGACGGCGTCGACGATTTCGCGGCAGCCAACGTCAACAGCATCGACGAACTGCTGGATCGGCTGGTCCCGAACTTCTACTATGGCTGCGAGGCGGACGACCGCATGAACGCGACCGCGTTCGACACGCGGGTCCTGCCGGGTGGACGCAAACTCAACGCAATGTTTTCGTCCGACTTCGGCCACTGGGACGTAACCGAGATGGCCGGTGTGCTGGTCGAAGCGCATGAACTGGTGGACGACGACCTGCTCAGCAGCGAGGACTTCGCCGATTTCGTGTTCCACAACCCGGCGCGCCTGTTCGCGAGCATGGACCCGGAGTTCTTCGCCGGCACGGCCGTGGAAGACGACGTCGCGAAAATGCTGGCGAACGGCGGACAGGCTGCCGCCGCATGAACCGACCGATGCCCGCCTTCCGTCGCGCGCTGGCCGCATCCGCGGCGCTGCTGCTGGTCAGCGTCGGGGCAGCGGATACGCTGCGCCGCGGAGCCGTGGCCGAACCGAACAGTCTCGATCCGCAAATCGTATCGGGCGCCTCGTCGACGATCATGCGCGATCTCTTCACCGGGCTCACCTCGTACGATTCGGCCGGCCGGCTGATCCCCGGCGCCGCCGAATCCTGGGAGATCAGCGAAGACGGCCTGACCTACCGTTTCAAACTGCGCGAGAATCTCAAGTGGTCCGACGGTTCGCCGATCGCCGCAAAGGACTTCGTTTATACGCTGCGCCGGCTTCTGACGCCCGGGAACCGCACGCGGTTCGGGTCCTTTTTCTATTCGATCCGTAACGCCAGGCGCATCATGAGCGGCGAACTCGATCCGACCGAACTCGGCGTTCGCGCCGAGGACGGGCGCACGTTTGTCATCGAGTTGCAACGGCCCGACCCGACCCTGCTGGAGAAGCTCAGCAACTATGCAGCGGCGGCGATGCCGCAGGCCGTCATCGAAGAGCACGGCCGCCGCTGGTCGCGCCCCGGCCGGCTGGTCACCACCGGACCGTACCGCCTGGCCGAATGGGTGCCGCAGTCGTACCTAAGGCTGGAGAAGAACCCGCACTTCTACGGTGCCGACGAAATCGAGATCGAGACCGTGCAGTATTTCCCGACCACCAACGCGGAGACAGCCATGCGCCGGTTCCTGGCGGGCGATCTTGAGTTTCTGCTTACGTTTCCTGCCGACCGGATGGAATGGATCGAGGAAAACCTGCCCGGCCAGCTCAAGATCTGGCCCGCGCTCGGCATCAGCTACATCACCTTCAACAATCGCAAGCCGCCGTTCGACGACGTGCGCGTGCGCCGGGCGCTGACGATCAGCGTCGACCGGGAGCAGATCGCCGAACGGATCATGGTGGTCGGCGTTCCGCCCGCCCACACGATGACGCCTTCGGTGGTCAGCAACTACGACAACCCGGTGCCGGATTACGCCCACCGGCCGATGCCCGAACGACTGGCCGAAGCGCGTGCCCTGCTCGAAGCCGCGGGCTACGGCCCGGACCGGCCGCTGACGTTCGAACTGCGCTACGAACCGCCGGAGGAAAACCGCCGCCTTGCGATCGCGCTGCAGGCGATCTGGCGCGAAATCGGCGTCAACGCGGAACTGTTGTTCACCGACTTCGGCACCCTTTATCGCTCGGTGGGAACGGGCGACTACACCGCCGCGCGGTTCACCTGGTTCTCCCCCACCGACAGCCCCGAAACGTTTCTCTTCATTCTCGAGTCCGGCGCCACGACCAACTATTCCGGTTACTCGAATCCCGAATATGACCGGCTGATCGCCGTGGCCGAGGCGCAACTCGACCCCGCCGCCCGCCTGGCGGCGTATCGCGAGGCCGAAGCGACCGCGCTGGCGGACTTTCCCGTGATGCCGCTGTACTTCATGGTGCACCGCAACCTGGTGGCGCCCGACATCCGCGGCTACACGCCCAACTCGCGCGGCATGGCCGCCACCCGCTTCCTCTACCGCGTAAAACAGTAGCGAAGAACGGCGAGCCCGCGAAGCTGGCTGCTATGCTCGCGCGATGCTCGCATTCACGCTGAGGCGGCTGGCCGTCGCAATCCCGACGCTGCTCGCGATAGCGACCGCGTCCTTCTTCCTGATGCGCGCGGCGCCCGGCGGCCCCTTCGACACGGAAGCGGACCTCGATCCCGAAGTGCTCGAAAACCTCTACCGCGCCTACGGGCTCGACCAGCCGCTGCTCGAGCAATACCGGATCTACCTCGCCAACGTGCTCCAGGGCGATTTCGGCCCCTCGCTGGTCTATGAGGACTTCAACGTGACCGAGCTCATCGCGATCGGGCTGCCGGTCAGCGCGAAGCTTGGCTTCATCGCGATGCTCGTCGCGCTGCTGCTGGGCGGAACCTGCGGGATCGTTGCCGCGCTGCGGCACAACCGGCTCTTCGATCACGCCACGATGACGATGGCGATGACCGGCATCGCCATTCCCTCTTTCGTCACGGCGCCGATACTCGCGCTGTTCTTCGGGCTCTATCTGAAACTGCTGCCGGTGGCCGGCTGGAACGGCGGCGCGGCCGCCAACATGGTGCTGCCGGTCATCGCGCTGGCTCTGCCGCAGCTCGCAATCATCGCGCGGCTGATGCGCGGCGGAATGCTCGAGGTTCTGCGCGCGAACTTCGTGCGCACGGCCCGCGCCAAGGGACTGCCGGAACGCCAGGTGGTGATCAACCACGTGCTGCAGTCGGCCGCGATCCCGCTGGTCGGCTACCTCGGCCCGGCGCTGGCCGGCATCATGACCGGTTCGCTGGTCATCGAGCTGATCTTCGACCTGCCGGGCGTCGGCCGCTACTTCATCCAGGGCGCGCTGAACCGCGACTACCCGCTGGTCATGGGGATCGTGATCGTCTACGGCACGCTGATCATCCTGCTGAACCTGATGTCGGACCTCGCCTACGCGGCGCTGGACCCGCGGGTGCGGAGGACCTACCGGTGAGAGCCGGCGGGCTGTTGCGGTCGCGGACCCTGCGCCGGGCGGCGAGCGGCGAGCTGTCCGGCTCGCTCTGGCGGCAGGCCGGGCGGCGTTTCCGGCGCAACCGCGCGGCGATGGTAAGCATCGGCGTGCTGCTGCTCATCGCGCTTACGTCGGTCGTGGTGCCGGCGTTCTGGCCGCACGCGGTCGAGGACGCGTCCTGGGAGAACATCCTCCTGCCGCCGAGCTTCGAAAACTGGCACTGGTTCGGCACCGACGCGAATGGCCGCGACCAGTTCGTGCGGGTGTTCTACGGCGGGCGCATATCGCTGACGATCGGCCTGATGACGACGCTGGTCGCGCTCGGCATCGGCGTCGGCTACGGCGCCATCGCCGGGTTCACGGGCGGGCGCACCGACGGCTTCATGATGCGCTTCGTCGACATCCTGTATTCGCTGCCGCTGTTGTTCTTCATCATCATTCTGGTGACCGTGTTCGGCCGCAACATTTTCCTGATCTTCGTCGCCATCGGCGCGGTCGAATGGCTGACCCTCTCCCGCATCGTGCGCGGCCAGACCTTGAGCGTAAAGGCCAAGGAATACGTCGAGTCGGCGGTCGCGATCGGGCTGTCGAACCCTGCGATCCTGCGCCGCTACATCATTCCGAACGTGGTCGGTCCGGTCGTCGTGTACGTGACGTTGCTGATTCCCACCAACATCCTGATCGAGAGCTACCTGAGCTTCATCGGGCTGGGCGTGCAGGAGCCGCTGACGAGCTGGGGCCTGCTGATCTCGCAGGCGGTCGGCCAGCTCGACACGGCGCCCTGGCTGATCCTGTTTCCGGCGACGCTGCTGGCGATCACGATGTTCTGCTTCAACTTCATCGGCGACGGGCTGCGCGACGCCCTCGACCCCTCGCACCGCTAGCGCCCGGTCGTGACACTGCTGCTGGAAATTCGCGACTTGAGCGTGCGCTTCGACGTCGGAGACGCCGAGTTGACCGCCGTGCGCGGGCTTTCCCTTGACGTGGCCGAAGGCGAATGCCTGGGAGTGGTCGGCGAATCGGGCGCCGGCAAGAGCCAGACCTTTCTCGCCGCGCTGGGGCTTCTGGCCGGGAACGCGCGCGCCGAGGGTTCGGTGCGCTACCGGGGCCGCGAAATCCTCAATGCGCCGCGGCGCGAACTCGACACGCTGCGCGGCAGGCGCCTCGCCATGGTGTTCCAGGACCCGCTGTCGGGACTCACGTCCACGCTGCGCATCGGCCGCCAGCTTGAAGAATCGGCGCGCCGGCATCTCGGCATGAACGCCCGCCAGGCGCGCCAAAAGGCCCTGGAAATGCTGGATACCGTGCGTTTGCCCGATCCGAAGCGCTGCCTCGACCTGTATCCGTTCGAATTGTCCGGCGGCATGCGCCAGCGCGTGATGATCGCTCTGGGAATGATTTGCCGGCCCGATCTTCTGATCGCCGACGAACCGACCACCGCGCTCGACGTGACGATCCAGGCGCAGATTCTCGGGCTGCTGGCCGAACTGCGGCGTGACGCCAATACCTCGGTCGTGTTGATCACGCACGACCTGGCCGTCGCCGCGGGACTTTGTGATCGCATCCTGATCATGTACAACGGCCGCGCGGTGGAATCCGGGACCACGCGCGAAGTGTTCGCTGCCCCGAAGCACCCGTACACGGCGGGTCTGCTCGCCTCGCTGCCCAGCCTCGCCACGGACGCCGCGACCGATCTGCCGGCGATTCCGGGGCAGCCGCCGGACGCGCTGTCGGCAATGCGCGGCTGCGCGTTCGCCGAGCGCTGCGAACACGTGATGGATCGCTGCTTGAACGAGCGTCCGCTGCTGGGCGACGCGCAAGAGCAGCATACGGCCGCCTGCCACCTCATTTCGCCATGACCGAACCGCTGCTCAGCGTCCGGTCGCTTTGCGTTGACTACGAGCAACGCCGCCCCAGCGTGTTCGGATCGCGCGCCAGCACGCTGCGCGCGGTCAATGACATCAGCTTCGAGCTTTGCGAAGGCGAAACGCTGGGAATCGTGGGGGAGACGGGCTGCGGCAAGACTTCGCTCGGGAAGGCGATTCTGCAACTGGTCCCGCCGGCGGCGGGACGCGTCCTCTGGCGCGGCGTGGACTTGGCGCACGCCGATCCGAAGACGCTCACAAAACTGCGCAGCGAACTGCAGATCGTGTTTCAGGACCCGCTGTCGGCCCTGAACCCGCGCATGCCGGTCGGAGAGATCGTCGCCGAGCCGCTGCGCGTGCATGCGGCGGACATGTCCGCCCGGGAACGCCAGGCTGCAGTAGCGGACATTTTTGTGCGGGTGGGCCTTCGGCCCGAAATGACCGGCCGCTATCCCAACGAGTTCAGCTCCGGCCAATGCCAGCGCATCAGCATCGCGCGCGCCATGATCACCAGGCCCAAGCTACTGATTTGCGACGAACCGGTCAGCGCGCTCGACGTGTCCATACAGGCGCAGATCTGCAACCTGCTTCGGCGGCTGCAGCGGGAAACCGGCATTGCGATCCTGTTCATCAGCCACGACCTGTCGGTGCTGCGCTACATGTCGCACCGCGTGATGGTGCTGTATCTCGGCCGGCTGATGGAAATCGCGCCGCGCGACGAGTTGTTCGAAAACCCCCGACACCCCTACAGCCGGGCGCTGATCGAAGCGATTCCCGTGGCCGATCCCGACCTCGGTCCGCTTGATGCGGCCGACGCCCTGCCGGGTGAAATCCCGTCGGCGCTGGAACCGCCGTCGGGTTGCGTTTTCCGCACCCGCTGCCCGATAGCCACACCCGAATGCGCGCGCACGCGGCCGCCCGGCGAGAGTGTCTCGGCCTCGCATCGCGTCGCCTGCCACCACTGGCGGGAAGCGCGTCCCCGGCCACGCCAGTAGCGGATAAGATGGCGCGGCATGAGCACTCTGGAGAAGCTCGCCCGGCAGATTTTCGACTCGCAGCCCTTCACCAGGCACCTGGGGGCCTCGCTGGAATCGGTCGGGCCCGACAGCGCCGAAATCGCCCTGGCGGTCACCGATGAGCTGACCCAGCAGCACGGGTTTGCCCACGGTGGAGTCCTCAGCTACCTGGCCGACAACGCCATGGCCTTCGCGGGCGGCCTTGCCCTCGGCGGCGATGTCCTGATGGCGGAATTCAAGATCAACTTCGTACGGCCCGCCATCGGCGACCGGCTCATCGCACGCGCGCGCACCACGGCCCTGAGCAAGCGCCAGGCCGTGTGCCAAGGCAAGGTCTTCGCGGTCTCGGGCGACGGCGCCGAAACGCTCTGTGCCATTGCTCAAGGGACGGTCGTGCCGGTATCAAACGAATAAAAATGAAGAAGTTTCCACTTTCGCTCAAAACCCTGGCGCTGACCGGCGGTGTTTTCCTTTTTCTTTCGGGATGCACAAACCATTTCCTCTGGCAAGTAACGAACTGGCTCGCTGACAAAAAAGAACAAAGCCTGACGGCATGGGAAGCCGAGATAGTGGACGGAATACCGTTGACGGAATCCCTGGGACCGCGAGTCGCCATGCTGATGAGCAACTTCGATTCCGTTTCCGTTGAGATCGAGGAATCGGAACTTTCCATTCACGGAGAAGGCAAGGGAACGGGAGGTATTGGATCGGCTGTGCCAATTACGGATGATGGCTACTTTCTGACTGCGGCCCACAACATTGACGGTGAGGAAAGTCTGCACCTGATTGTCGGACTCTCCGAGGATAACGGTCGTACCCGAGCTGCGGGGGTCCCGGCTCGCATGGTCTGGACGTCAATCGCCGGTTCGGCGGCGAACGAAGAACCGGAGTCCAGTGAACCGATGCCCGAATTGGATTTCGCCATTGTTCATGCCGACATGGAGTCACTGCCTTCTTTCGCGCCTTTCGATCTGGCCGGCACTGTTCCTCAAGAGGAAGATCCGGTCATCGGCGCCGGCTGGCCGATCGTGCACTTGAAAAGTTTCAGGAATGGCGCACGCTTGTCAGCAGGCAGGATTCTGTCTATCCAATGGCAGGAAGCTCGCGGGACCTTACCTGAATTCCTGGTCCTGAAGCACGATGTTCCGTTTGTGATTGGCGACAGCGGAGGTCCGCTTGTGGATCGCAATGGCGATCTTGTCGGAATTAACGCCGAATTCAGATTTACTTATGACCGACCGAAAAAACTCTCGATTCTTGTCGGTTATCGACCAGCCAAGCTCGAATATCTCGAGTATTTTGCTGTTGCGACCATGCCCGACCCTGAGTGGCTTTGGGACGTGATTGACAAAGACCGGCAGGAAAGAAACGGAGCATCTCAGGCCTTTGGACCGCGGGGGGATGGCTAGACGGGTTGCCATTATTGGCGGGGGAGTCTCGGGACTGGGAGCCGCGTGGGCGCTCAGCCGGCATCCCGACCGGTTCGATTTCCGGCTCTACGAAGCGCAGGACCGGCTGGGCGGCAACGCCATTACCGCCGACATGCCGCAGGACGGCGGCGGCTCGATTCCATTCGACATCTCGGTGACCGCGCTGATCCCCTCTGTTTACCAGCACATCCTGCTGGTCATGCAGCAACACGACATCGAGTTGATCGACACCCGGTTCAGCTACAGCGTGAAGTATCGCGGCGGCGTCTATGCGCACGACTTCGACTCCGACATCCGCCGGGAACTGCAGCCGGAAATCCGGAAATTCCAGAACCTCCTGAAGCGTCTGCACTGGTTCGGCCGGGTCAACAACACCCGGTCCAGGCTGCTCAATCTCCTGAACCCGTTCAACTACGTCAGCATGGGAACGGTGCTCAACTGGGGCCGGTATTCGGGCGACTTCCGCTACAAGATCCTCAAGCCCATGTTCGTCAATTTCCTGATGGCGACGAACGTGTTCGATATGCCCGCGTCATTGTTCTCCCGCT
This portion of the Gammaproteobacteria bacterium genome encodes:
- a CDS encoding amidohydrolase family protein; the protein is MLLLAISQAMERKTMSQAQSSRSSKLRARLDHPVIDTDGHMVELFPVIFDYIKQVGGPEMSEKMFTSLRRQNNRSWYEMDYAQRRHHNLIRPAFWAAPTENSVDLATAMLPKLMHERLPEMGIDYAVVYPTIGFLLPEIPDNDVRRAACRAHNLMMADIYRGLGDRITPAAVIPCHTPEEAIEELDYAIGELDFKVPMFINLVKRPIGAVQDVDPELRPYAFWVDTLAIDSIYDYDPLWQRCMDLKVPVTAHAVGQGMHLRRSISNYMYNQTGHFADAGHAFAKALFFGGVTNRFPDLNFAFLECGVAWGASLVCDLKERWEKRSAEAIEQFNPAKIDRALMETLFEQYGGEVLSGRLPKGAILRNVVERDGVDDFAAANVNSIDELLDRLVPNFYYGCEADDRMNATAFDTRVLPGGRKLNAMFSSDFGHWDVTEMAGVLVEAHELVDDDLLSSEDFADFVFHNPARLFASMDPEFFAGTAVEDDVAKMLANGGQAAAA
- a CDS encoding peptide ABC transporter substrate-binding protein; translation: MNRPMPAFRRALAASAALLLVSVGAADTLRRGAVAEPNSLDPQIVSGASSTIMRDLFTGLTSYDSAGRLIPGAAESWEISEDGLTYRFKLRENLKWSDGSPIAAKDFVYTLRRLLTPGNRTRFGSFFYSIRNARRIMSGELDPTELGVRAEDGRTFVIELQRPDPTLLEKLSNYAAAAMPQAVIEEHGRRWSRPGRLVTTGPYRLAEWVPQSYLRLEKNPHFYGADEIEIETVQYFPTTNAETAMRRFLAGDLEFLLTFPADRMEWIEENLPGQLKIWPALGISYITFNNRKPPFDDVRVRRALTISVDREQIAERIMVVGVPPAHTMTPSVVSNYDNPVPDYAHRPMPERLAEARALLEAAGYGPDRPLTFELRYEPPEENRRLAIALQAIWREIGVNAELLFTDFGTLYRSVGTGDYTAARFTWFSPTDSPETFLFILESGATTNYSGYSNPEYDRLIAVAEAQLDPAARLAAYREAEATALADFPVMPLYFMVHRNLVAPDIRGYTPNSRGMAATRFLYRVKQ
- a CDS encoding ABC transporter permease subunit is translated as MLAFTLRRLAVAIPTLLAIATASFFLMRAAPGGPFDTEADLDPEVLENLYRAYGLDQPLLEQYRIYLANVLQGDFGPSLVYEDFNVTELIAIGLPVSAKLGFIAMLVALLLGGTCGIVAALRHNRLFDHATMTMAMTGIAIPSFVTAPILALFFGLYLKLLPVAGWNGGAAANMVLPVIALALPQLAIIARLMRGGMLEVLRANFVRTARAKGLPERQVVINHVLQSAAIPLVGYLGPALAGIMTGSLVIELIFDLPGVGRYFIQGALNRDYPLVMGIVIVYGTLIILLNLMSDLAYAALDPRVRRTYR
- a CDS encoding ABC transporter permease subunit produces the protein MSGSLWRQAGRRFRRNRAAMVSIGVLLLIALTSVVVPAFWPHAVEDASWENILLPPSFENWHWFGTDANGRDQFVRVFYGGRISLTIGLMTTLVALGIGVGYGAIAGFTGGRTDGFMMRFVDILYSLPLLFFIIILVTVFGRNIFLIFVAIGAVEWLTLSRIVRGQTLSVKAKEYVESAVAIGLSNPAILRRYIIPNVVGPVVVYVTLLIPTNILIESYLSFIGLGVQEPLTSWGLLISQAVGQLDTAPWLILFPATLLAITMFCFNFIGDGLRDALDPSHR
- a CDS encoding ABC transporter ATP-binding protein — its product is MTLLLEIRDLSVRFDVGDAELTAVRGLSLDVAEGECLGVVGESGAGKSQTFLAALGLLAGNARAEGSVRYRGREILNAPRRELDTLRGRRLAMVFQDPLSGLTSTLRIGRQLEESARRHLGMNARQARQKALEMLDTVRLPDPKRCLDLYPFELSGGMRQRVMIALGMICRPDLLIADEPTTALDVTIQAQILGLLAELRRDANTSVVLITHDLAVAAGLCDRILIMYNGRAVESGTTREVFAAPKHPYTAGLLASLPSLATDAATDLPAIPGQPPDALSAMRGCAFAERCEHVMDRCLNERPLLGDAQEQHTAACHLISP
- a CDS encoding ATP-binding cassette domain-containing protein → MTEPLLSVRSLCVDYEQRRPSVFGSRASTLRAVNDISFELCEGETLGIVGETGCGKTSLGKAILQLVPPAAGRVLWRGVDLAHADPKTLTKLRSELQIVFQDPLSALNPRMPVGEIVAEPLRVHAADMSARERQAAVADIFVRVGLRPEMTGRYPNEFSSGQCQRISIARAMITRPKLLICDEPVSALDVSIQAQICNLLRRLQRETGIAILFISHDLSVLRYMSHRVMVLYLGRLMEIAPRDELFENPRHPYSRALIEAIPVADPDLGPLDAADALPGEIPSALEPPSGCVFRTRCPIATPECARTRPPGESVSASHRVACHHWREARPRPRQ
- a CDS encoding PaaI family thioesterase is translated as MSTLEKLARQIFDSQPFTRHLGASLESVGPDSAEIALAVTDELTQQHGFAHGGVLSYLADNAMAFAGGLALGGDVLMAEFKINFVRPAIGDRLIARARTTALSKRQAVCQGKVFAVSGDGAETLCAIAQGTVVPVSNE
- a CDS encoding trypsin-like peptidase domain-containing protein, which translates into the protein MKKFPLSLKTLALTGGVFLFLSGCTNHFLWQVTNWLADKKEQSLTAWEAEIVDGIPLTESLGPRVAMLMSNFDSVSVEIEESELSIHGEGKGTGGIGSAVPITDDGYFLTAAHNIDGEESLHLIVGLSEDNGRTRAAGVPARMVWTSIAGSAANEEPESSEPMPELDFAIVHADMESLPSFAPFDLAGTVPQEEDPVIGAGWPIVHLKSFRNGARLSAGRILSIQWQEARGTLPEFLVLKHDVPFVIGDSGGPLVDRNGDLVGINAEFRFTYDRPKKLSILVGYRPAKLEYLEYFAVATMPDPEWLWDVIDKDRQERNGASQAFGPRGDG